One Pseudodesulfovibrio alkaliphilus DNA segment encodes these proteins:
- a CDS encoding MBL fold metallo-hydrolase, whose protein sequence is MRLRFRGTRGSVPAPGPDTVRYGGNTTCIEVRSDADDLIVLDAGTGIRTLGLELMGQGAASYHIFISHTHWDHIHGLPFFLPLFVEGNAITLYGPPDPLAMSGIEAALVKQMEYPHFPVRVAELRAEIEYRTLADRQTVDLGFASVSTLLMNHPAIDFGCKVRCDGKTMFFTGDHEPFGNIYAPGDPDYEDYGRIVAERNAALLDFLRGVDVLVADAQYTEDEYRHRRGWGHSTFERTLALARDAGIGRVCLTHHETTRSDDELDTILERLRGCGEWGGLAFDMAREGEDVIV, encoded by the coding sequence ATGCGCCTTCGCTTTCGCGGTACCAGGGGGTCGGTGCCCGCGCCGGGGCCGGATACCGTCCGTTACGGCGGCAACACGACCTGCATCGAGGTCCGTTCCGACGCCGACGATCTGATCGTCCTTGATGCAGGCACCGGCATCAGGACGCTGGGGCTTGAACTGATGGGGCAAGGGGCTGCCTCCTATCACATTTTCATCAGCCACACCCATTGGGACCACATTCACGGGTTGCCCTTTTTCCTGCCCCTGTTTGTCGAGGGCAATGCCATTACCCTGTACGGCCCGCCCGATCCGCTGGCCATGTCCGGCATTGAGGCAGCGCTTGTCAAACAGATGGAATATCCGCATTTCCCGGTGCGTGTGGCCGAGCTGCGGGCGGAGATCGAGTACCGGACCCTGGCGGACCGCCAGACCGTGGACCTCGGGTTCGCCTCCGTCTCCACCCTGCTCATGAACCATCCGGCCATAGACTTCGGCTGCAAGGTGCGCTGCGATGGGAAGACCATGTTTTTTACCGGCGACCATGAACCCTTTGGCAATATATACGCGCCGGGAGACCCTGACTATGAGGACTACGGCCGCATAGTGGCCGAGCGCAACGCCGCGCTTCTCGACTTTTTGCGCGGCGTGGACGTGCTGGTGGCCGATGCGCAATACACCGAGGACGAGTACCGGCATCGGCGCGGCTGGGGGCACTCAACCTTTGAGCGGACCCTGGCCCTGGCCAGGGACGCGGGCATCGGCCGGGTCTGTCTGACCCATCATGAAACCACCCGGAGCGACGATGAACTGGACACCATTCTGGAAAGGCTGCGCGGATGCGGCGAGTGGGGTGGACTTGCCTTTGACATGGCGCGGGAAGGGGAGGATGTCATTGTTTGA
- a CDS encoding PSP1 domain-containing protein, whose protein sequence is MSQILGVKFNDYGQVYYFGSGPFVVREGQYVIVKTDQGMGLGKVILTRQAPRDNETPDGETLKAIYRLANDKDLEAVAENEVLARDAYQYCRKSVARLKLGMKLVDVEVFFDRSKMVYYFTAPGRIDFRELIKDLVREYRTRIELRQIGVRHETQMLGAIGNCGQMCCCRRFMRKFVPVTIKMAKEQNLFLNPTKISGICGRLLCCLSFEQKGYEEFHRMCPRVGKKFTTAIGSVKVLRSNFFKKSVTLLTESFDEREVSIDEWNEIVNKPPSEEAMAEIRAQAAQGRRGGRRPIRSDADQAGGPGGAGAGQAPDGLAGGDPAAGSREGDDNTLPEIPVLEDHDPEQSSVRPGRGPRPTQPSRPVVAAGDDAEGGTRVRRPRRRKRKPPRK, encoded by the coding sequence ATGAGCCAGATACTTGGTGTGAAATTCAATGACTACGGGCAGGTGTACTACTTCGGGTCCGGGCCTTTCGTGGTCCGTGAGGGGCAATACGTCATTGTCAAGACCGATCAGGGCATGGGCCTTGGCAAGGTCATCCTCACCCGGCAGGCTCCCAGGGACAACGAGACCCCGGACGGCGAGACGCTCAAGGCCATCTATCGACTGGCCAACGACAAGGATTTGGAAGCTGTGGCCGAGAACGAGGTTCTGGCCCGGGATGCCTATCAGTACTGCCGCAAAAGCGTTGCCCGGCTCAAGCTGGGCATGAAGCTGGTGGATGTGGAGGTCTTTTTTGACCGCAGCAAGATGGTCTATTATTTCACGGCTCCCGGGCGTATCGATTTTCGCGAGCTGATCAAGGATCTGGTGCGGGAATACAGAACCCGCATCGAGTTGCGTCAGATCGGAGTGCGCCACGAAACCCAGATGCTGGGGGCCATCGGCAACTGCGGCCAGATGTGTTGTTGCCGCCGGTTCATGCGCAAATTCGTGCCCGTGACCATCAAGATGGCCAAGGAGCAGAATCTGTTCCTCAATCCCACCAAGATTTCGGGCATCTGCGGCCGTCTGCTGTGCTGCCTGAGCTTTGAGCAGAAGGGGTATGAGGAGTTTCATCGCATGTGCCCGAGGGTGGGCAAGAAGTTCACCACGGCCATTGGTTCCGTCAAGGTGCTTCGTTCAAATTTCTTTAAGAAATCCGTGACGTTACTCACGGAAAGTTTTGACGAACGGGAAGTTTCCATTGACGAATGGAATGAAATAGTTAACAAGCCGCCCAGCGAAGAGGCCATGGCCGAAATCCGCGCCCAGGCCGCACAGGGCCGACGTGGTGGCCGACGGCCGATTCGGTCCGATGCGGACCAAGCGGGCGGGCCCGGCGGGGCTGGGGCTGGACAGGCGCCTGACGGCTTGGCTGGCGGTGATCCTGCTGCCGGGAGCCGCGAAGGCGACGACAATACGCTGCCCGAGATTCCAGTCCTGGAAGACCATGATCCAGAGCAGAGCAGCGTACGGCCGGGACGAGGGCCGAGGCCGACGCAGCCGTCCAGGCCCGTGGTGGCCGCCGGGGACGACGCCGAAGGCGGGACAAGGGTCCGCAGACCCAGGCGGCGCAAACGAAAGCCCCCCAGAAAATAG
- a CDS encoding response regulator: MRALIVDDDFYSRNMIHEILRPVARCDIAVNGEEAIEAFRRGLMAGEPYDLICLDLLMPELDGQQALREIRAIEQECGVAPRNEAKVIVTTMLDDEKETHDAFFLGGATAYLVKPIDEDKLMTEVQSLGLL; encoded by the coding sequence ATGAGAGCGCTGATCGTGGATGATGACTTTTACAGCAGGAACATGATTCACGAAATCCTTCGTCCCGTAGCCCGCTGCGACATCGCGGTGAACGGCGAAGAGGCCATTGAGGCGTTCCGGCGTGGACTCATGGCCGGGGAGCCTTACGATCTCATTTGTCTTGATCTGCTTATGCCCGAATTGGATGGGCAGCAGGCCCTGCGCGAAATCCGCGCCATTGAGCAGGAGTGTGGCGTGGCTCCGCGCAACGAGGCCAAAGTCATCGTCACCACCATGCTTGATGACGAGAAGGAGACTCACGACGCCTTCTTTCTTGGCGGTGCCACCGCCTATCTGGTCAAGCCCATTGATGAGGATAAGCTCATGACCGAGGTTCAGAGCCTCGGGTTGCTGTAG
- a CDS encoding YbgA family protein, producing the protein MRDMIRIGVSACVLGEKVRFDGSHARDAFITDTLAKHVEFIPLCPEVACGMGIPREKVRQVDCAGDIRLIGHESGEDWTDRMNAWAGRLLNELEQDGLCGFVVRNASPSCALMQGKIFSTTGGPVRRGAGFFTARLLERHPLLPIETEERLQTPLLRENFIRRVFVLKRWRDLLARGMQIGHLVDFHTRHKMLIRAHDLRGYRELGHLLGESSVFNTAEVFAAYGALLFRSLSLKATPNKNADVLMHAMGFFKRDLDSRDKQEVLDKIAEYKAGRIPLIIPVTLLNHYARKFDKPYLAQQFYLNPDPAELKLLNHV; encoded by the coding sequence TGATCCGAATAGGCGTCAGCGCCTGTGTTCTGGGCGAGAAGGTCCGCTTTGACGGAAGCCATGCCCGTGACGCCTTCATCACAGACACCCTCGCCAAGCATGTGGAATTCATCCCCTTGTGTCCCGAGGTCGCCTGCGGGATGGGCATCCCGCGTGAAAAAGTGCGGCAGGTGGATTGCGCAGGAGACATCCGGCTCATCGGCCATGAATCGGGAGAAGACTGGACCGACCGCATGAACGCCTGGGCCGGACGCTTGCTGAACGAACTGGAGCAGGACGGCCTGTGCGGCTTCGTGGTCAGGAACGCCTCACCTTCCTGCGCCCTGATGCAGGGCAAGATATTTTCCACCACCGGAGGTCCGGTTCGACGCGGTGCCGGTTTCTTCACGGCCCGGCTCCTGGAGCGCCACCCCCTGCTGCCCATCGAGACTGAGGAACGGCTCCAGACCCCCTTGCTGCGGGAAAACTTCATCAGACGGGTCTTTGTGCTCAAACGCTGGCGCGACCTCCTGGCCAGGGGCATGCAGATCGGCCATCTGGTGGACTTCCACACCCGGCACAAGATGCTTATCCGCGCCCACGACCTGCGCGGCTACCGCGAACTTGGCCATCTGCTGGGCGAAAGTTCAGTATTCAACACCGCCGAGGTTTTCGCCGCCTACGGGGCACTGCTCTTTCGATCCCTGTCGCTCAAGGCCACGCCCAACAAAAACGCGGATGTGCTCATGCACGCCATGGGCTTTTTCAAAAGGGATCTCGACAGCCGAGACAAGCAGGAAGTGCTCGACAAGATTGCCGAATACAAGGCGGGGCGCATCCCCCTGATCATCCCCGTGACCCTGCTCAACCATTACGCACGAAAATTCGACAAGCCGTACCTTGCCCAGCAGTTCTACCTCAACCCCGATCCGGCGGAACTCAAACTGCTCAATCATGTCTGA
- the metG gene encoding methionine--tRNA ligase produces the protein MERFYITTPIYYVNAKPHLGHAYTTTVADALSRFHQLMGAETYFLTGTDEHGDKIVQAAEANGLSPMEYVDTISGQFKALWPDMNIANDDFIRTTEPRHIKVVQDILQKVHDSGDIYFGEYGGHYCFGCERFYTEKELVDGLCPDHQTKPEYIAEKNYFFRMSKYQGWLREHILNNPDFIRPEQYRNEVLSLLEGGDLEDLCISRPKSRLTWGIELPFDKDFVTYVWFDALINYVSALGYPDGDKFKKFWPAANHLVAKDILKPHAVFWPTMLKAAGIEPYQSLNVHGYWLVRDTKMSKSIGNVIAPLSMKDKYGLDPFRYFLLREMSFGGDSSFSEEALVGRLNADLANDLGNLFNRTLSMTHKYFGGTIPVPVIEDVVDAEIKKLGQDAMRAYQAHFGELRFSRGLESLWELVRGLNKYIDATAPWTLFKAGNTDRLSTVIYVLLENMRKIAVHLWPVMPESAQAMLGQLGITFVRDKFNLPKELEVWGVLESGSTVAEASNLFPRIDLPEVQAPAAGKATGGSGGKRTPAVGCQSNGTIEFEDFQKLDLRVGTVVGVEPHPDADRLLLVQVDTGEDAPRQVVAGIAEFFTPDELVGRQVVVVANLKPRKLRKQLSQGMILAVKSGDSLKLLTPSGEVAPGSRVS, from the coding sequence TTGGAACGTTTCTATATCACCACGCCCATCTATTATGTGAACGCGAAGCCCCATCTGGGGCACGCCTACACCACCACGGTGGCGGACGCCCTCAGCCGCTTCCACCAATTGATGGGCGCGGAGACGTACTTTCTCACCGGCACCGACGAGCACGGCGACAAGATCGTGCAGGCGGCCGAAGCCAACGGCCTTTCCCCCATGGAATACGTGGACACAATCAGCGGCCAGTTCAAGGCCCTGTGGCCCGACATGAACATCGCCAATGACGACTTCATCCGCACCACCGAGCCGCGACACATCAAGGTTGTGCAGGACATTCTCCAGAAGGTCCACGATTCAGGGGATATCTATTTCGGCGAGTACGGCGGCCACTACTGCTTCGGATGCGAGCGCTTCTATACCGAGAAGGAGCTGGTTGACGGCCTGTGCCCTGACCATCAGACCAAACCCGAATACATTGCCGAAAAGAATTATTTCTTCCGCATGTCCAAGTACCAGGGGTGGCTTCGGGAGCACATCCTCAATAACCCCGATTTCATCAGGCCCGAGCAATACCGCAACGAGGTTCTGAGTCTGCTTGAGGGCGGAGACCTTGAGGATTTGTGTATTTCCCGGCCCAAGAGCCGACTGACCTGGGGCATCGAGCTACCTTTTGACAAGGATTTCGTTACCTACGTCTGGTTTGACGCCCTGATCAACTACGTGTCCGCCCTCGGTTATCCCGACGGAGACAAGTTCAAGAAGTTCTGGCCTGCTGCCAACCACCTGGTGGCCAAGGACATCCTCAAACCCCACGCCGTGTTCTGGCCGACCATGCTCAAGGCTGCGGGCATTGAGCCGTATCAGTCCCTCAATGTCCACGGCTATTGGCTGGTCAGGGACACCAAGATGTCCAAATCCATCGGGAACGTCATTGCGCCGCTGTCCATGAAAGACAAGTACGGCCTTGACCCTTTCCGCTATTTCCTTCTGCGCGAGATGTCCTTTGGCGGCGATTCCAGCTTTTCCGAAGAAGCTCTGGTGGGGCGTCTTAACGCGGATCTGGCCAATGACCTGGGCAATCTCTTCAACCGCACCCTGTCCATGACCCACAAGTATTTCGGCGGCACGATCCCTGTCCCGGTCATTGAAGACGTGGTGGATGCGGAGATCAAGAAGCTCGGGCAGGACGCCATGCGGGCGTATCAGGCGCACTTTGGCGAGCTGCGTTTTTCACGCGGGCTGGAATCCCTCTGGGAGCTGGTGCGCGGTCTCAACAAGTATATCGACGCCACCGCACCATGGACCCTGTTCAAGGCGGGCAATACGGACAGGCTTTCAACGGTTATCTACGTGCTCCTCGAAAATATGCGCAAGATAGCTGTCCATTTGTGGCCGGTCATGCCCGAGTCGGCCCAGGCCATGCTTGGACAGCTTGGCATCACCTTTGTCCGGGACAAGTTCAATCTGCCCAAGGAACTGGAAGTATGGGGCGTTCTCGAATCCGGTTCCACCGTGGCCGAAGCGTCGAATCTCTTTCCGCGCATTGATCTGCCCGAGGTTCAGGCACCCGCAGCGGGCAAGGCCACTGGCGGCTCGGGCGGCAAAAGAACTCCAGCCGTGGGCTGCCAGAGCAACGGCACCATCGAGTTCGAGGATTTTCAGAAGCTTGACTTGCGCGTGGGCACCGTGGTCGGCGTCGAGCCGCACCCGGACGCGGACCGGCTGCTACTGGTGCAGGTCGATACCGGCGAGGACGCGCCGCGTCAGGTGGTGGCAGGCATCGCCGAGTTTTTCACGCCTGACGAACTGGTGGGCAGACAGGTGGTCGTGGTGGCCAACCTCAAGCCGCGCAAGCTCCGCAAGCAGCTCTCCCAGGGCATGATCCTGGCTGTCAAGTCCGGGGACTCCCTGAAACTGTTGACGCCTTCGGGCGAGGTCGCTCCGGGCAGCCGGGTCAGTTAG
- a CDS encoding HDOD domain-containing protein: MPNLRTNVVDAVERMPAFPKSVHQVLKLASDINCSQKCLVEVIKKDPVFTLKILRLVNSAYFGLSREVTSINHASVYLGLNTLKNVALGLAAVGAIPRNGAAGLDMDAFWLHSLSVATVTRMLGTMLGVPSDEVADYFAAGLLHDIGKVVLALYMAGEFKDAGILAAREGMPLYRAEEAVLGATHADVGAMLAARWNLPAELTDAISRHHTPGQGPPSQLVDCVFAADQIVKRLDFGYAGDRIVEPLPGAVRARLGFDLDGLIAGLPTLEGEVEEARVFIRLGEED, translated from the coding sequence ATGCCGAATCTTCGTACCAATGTCGTGGACGCCGTGGAGAGGATGCCCGCCTTTCCCAAGAGCGTGCATCAGGTGCTCAAGCTCGCCTCGGACATCAACTGTTCGCAGAAATGTCTGGTGGAGGTCATCAAAAAGGACCCGGTCTTCACCCTGAAGATACTGCGATTGGTCAACTCCGCCTATTTCGGCCTCTCGCGTGAGGTCACGTCCATCAATCACGCCAGTGTCTACCTCGGCCTGAATACCCTCAAGAACGTGGCCCTCGGGCTGGCCGCGGTGGGGGCCATCCCCAGGAATGGGGCGGCCGGGCTGGACATGGACGCCTTCTGGCTCCATTCCTTGTCCGTGGCCACGGTCACGCGGATGCTCGGGACCATGCTCGGCGTCCCATCCGACGAAGTGGCCGATTACTTTGCGGCCGGCTTGCTGCATGACATCGGCAAGGTGGTCCTGGCCCTTTACATGGCCGGGGAGTTCAAGGACGCGGGAATCCTGGCGGCCCGTGAGGGAATGCCCCTGTATCGTGCCGAGGAGGCCGTGCTGGGAGCCACCCACGCCGATGTGGGGGCCATGCTTGCTGCGCGGTGGAATCTGCCTGCGGAACTGACCGACGCCATCTCCCGGCACCACACGCCCGGGCAAGGCCCGCCTTCCCAACTGGTTGACTGCGTTTTTGCCGCGGACCAGATCGTCAAGCGGCTTGATTTCGGATATGCCGGAGACCGTATTGTCGAGCCGTTGCCCGGAGCCGTCCGGGCTCGACTGGGGTTTGACCTCGACGGCCTCATCGCCGGTTTGCCTACCCTTGAAGGGGAAGTGGAGGAGGCGAGAGTGTTCATCCGGCTAGGGGAGGAGGACTGA